One Hydrogenobaculum sp. 3684 genomic window, TATGGAAGCTTTAACAAAGAATATAGACATAAACGACCGGGTTAAAACAATAGTCCAATGGTGTATAAAAAATAAAAAACCAGCTGGGTTTTCTACACAAACGTTTTCCGAAGATCCTTATTTTTACATACCGCTCATTTATAAAGATGATGTATACGGCGTAATGATTTTTGATATGTCTAAAAGCAAAGAAACAAATTATGAAACCATATCTATCTTAGAAACCATAGCAGACTTATTTACCGCCAGTATAGTAAAATATGTGTAAAACTATTGGTTTAAAGCTGTTAGTGTAGTAGGTACGTTGTTGACAGTACAACTAAGATAACTGTAATCACCGCCAGTACTTGATACTGTGCACAAAAGACCTAAAGAGTTAAAAGCGTTTGATACAGCTTGAACATATTCATTTGGTATTTGGCTTGTAAGAATTGTAAAAGATGTACTATTAGAAATATAAGACCATGTGGCAGCCCAAGGTCCTATAAAATGGAGCAAAGCGCAACAATTGGCAGGGTTTGATGGAGGATGTGAGTTCCAATCACATGTAGTCTGTGGCATACTTGTGCCTTGAGCGCCGTTTAAACTTGACCATGAGTTTCCGTCCGTACAACTAATCTGCGGATATGCCCCCAATACATCATAATAATCTTTTAAGCCTAAAACAAAAGTCCTTGCTTTGTAAGCATAATTTTGCTCGTTAGTAGTAGCGTGTATAGTCCTATATCCTATAAACACTGCTCCCAAAAATATACTAACTATAGTAAGCACCAACAAAAGCTCTATGATAGAAAAGGCCAGTGGCCTGAAAGGCTTATTCAGATGCATATCCTTTGAAAGCAAAAGTGGCCTCGCGAGAGGCTTATTAGGATGCATTTTAGTTGAACCAGATAATGGCCTCGCAAGAGGCTTATTCAGATGCATGTAATCTGAAGAAGATAGTGGCCTC contains:
- a CDS encoding type II secretion system protein translates to MHLNKPFRPLAFSIIELLLVLTIVSIFLGAVFIGYRTIHATTNEQNYAYKARTFVLGLKDYYDVLGAYPQISCTDGNSWSSLNGAQGTSMPQTTCDWNSHPPSNPANCCALLHFIGPWAATWSYISNSTSFTILTSQIPNEYVQAVSNAFNSLGLLCTVSSTGGDYSYLSCTVNNVPTTLTALNQ